One window of the Anaeromyxobacter dehalogenans 2CP-C genome contains the following:
- the ruvC gene encoding crossover junction endodeoxyribonuclease RuvC produces MIVLGIDPGSRRCGYGVVAREGARLTVVESGVLVPGDLPMAQRLGRILDGLDALIARARPAEASVEAVFSGASPRSALVLGQARGVALAAAARAGLPVFEYAPSEVKLAFTGNGRAGKDQMLRTARMLLGAAPGLSDEADALAIAVCHLARRAFAVPAAGAGRAAAARAAAARLRPSRRDHRGTP; encoded by the coding sequence GTGATCGTGCTCGGCATCGACCCCGGCTCCCGCCGCTGCGGCTACGGGGTCGTCGCGCGGGAGGGGGCCCGGCTGACGGTGGTCGAGTCCGGGGTGCTCGTCCCCGGCGACCTGCCCATGGCCCAGCGGCTGGGGCGCATCCTCGACGGCCTCGACGCGCTCATCGCCCGGGCCCGGCCGGCGGAGGCGTCGGTCGAGGCGGTCTTCTCCGGCGCCTCCCCGCGCTCGGCGCTGGTGCTCGGGCAGGCGCGCGGCGTCGCGCTCGCCGCCGCGGCGCGCGCCGGGCTCCCCGTGTTCGAGTACGCGCCGTCCGAGGTGAAGCTCGCCTTCACCGGCAACGGGCGCGCCGGCAAGGACCAGATGCTCCGCACCGCCCGCATGCTCCTCGGCGCGGCGCCCGGCCTCTCCGACGAGGCCGACGCGCTCGCGATCGCCGTGTGCCACCTGGCCCGGCGCGCCTTCGCGGTCCCGGCGGCCGGCGCAGGCCGCGCCGCGGCGGCCCGCGCGGCCGCGGCCCGGCTCCGCCCGTCGCGCCGCGACCACCGGGGGACGCCGTGA
- a CDS encoding VOC family protein: protein MHRSRLVGIVIDCQEGDVDRAAAFWSAALGRPLRPPDPDSPSYRELEDAAGEPVVLVQRVDHPSRVHLDIESDDLEAEVRRLEALGAKRIGFVHRWWVMEAPTGQRFCVVNPQRGPIAGKGRAWP, encoded by the coding sequence ATGCACCGGAGCCGGCTGGTCGGCATCGTCATCGACTGCCAGGAAGGGGACGTGGATCGCGCCGCGGCGTTCTGGAGCGCCGCCCTGGGACGGCCGCTCCGGCCTCCCGACCCGGACAGCCCGAGCTACCGCGAGCTGGAGGACGCCGCCGGCGAGCCGGTCGTGCTCGTGCAGCGCGTCGATCACCCGAGCCGCGTGCACCTCGACATCGAGTCGGACGACCTCGAGGCCGAGGTGAGGCGGCTGGAGGCGCTCGGCGCGAAGCGGATCGGGTTCGTTCACCGGTGGTGGGTGATGGAGGCGCCCACCGGGCAGCGCTTCTGCGTGGTCAACCCGCAGCGCGGGCCGATCGCCGGCAAGGGCCGGGCCTGGCCCTGA
- a CDS encoding MATE family efflux transporter, giving the protein MSPAAPPLRAELRALLRLALPLSLAHGGQALMGVVDAAIVGRAGAVPLAGTGLGASLFFAVAVLGMGIMHGLDPLISQAIGAGDERRARHLLWQAAWLAALLAAAFTLPIALIPAALVPLGISADVAAQAGPYIWWRLPGLFFFLYYFGARAYLQAHGRGRPMVVATVGANLLNVPADLLLVFGGASLPAWTGPLRLVPALGAAGAAIATSLCIALQAFVLVRATRAVSLGGPRPGGLARPDRAALATAVRVGGPVGLHMFAEVGFFSLVSFLAGRLGAEALGAHQIALAVASLTFTMAVGLGDAGSVRVGLAVGAHDRAGARRAGLCAFAGGASIMLVPALAFTFAPGVIGRIMTDDPGVLALAVPLLRVAAIFQLSDGLQAVGAGVLRGAGETRFTFLANLAGHWLIGLPATLLLGFTMGHGVVGLWGGFCFGLTAVAVALLGRFLRVSSRGIVPLAERAAA; this is encoded by the coding sequence ATGTCCCCGGCCGCCCCACCGCTCCGCGCCGAGCTGCGCGCGCTGCTCCGGCTCGCCCTGCCGCTCTCGCTGGCGCACGGCGGCCAGGCGCTCATGGGCGTGGTGGACGCGGCCATCGTGGGCCGCGCCGGCGCGGTGCCGCTCGCCGGCACCGGCCTCGGCGCCTCCCTGTTCTTCGCGGTCGCGGTGCTCGGCATGGGGATCATGCACGGGCTCGACCCGCTCATCTCGCAGGCGATCGGCGCGGGCGACGAGCGGCGCGCCCGGCACCTGCTCTGGCAGGCGGCGTGGCTCGCGGCGCTGCTCGCGGCCGCGTTCACCCTCCCCATCGCCCTCATCCCGGCGGCGCTGGTGCCGCTCGGCATCTCGGCGGACGTCGCGGCCCAGGCCGGGCCGTACATCTGGTGGCGGCTCCCCGGGCTGTTCTTCTTCCTCTACTACTTCGGCGCGCGCGCCTACCTGCAGGCGCACGGCCGGGGCCGGCCCATGGTCGTGGCCACGGTGGGCGCGAACCTGCTGAACGTCCCCGCCGACCTGCTGCTCGTGTTCGGCGGGGCGTCGCTGCCGGCGTGGACGGGGCCGCTCCGGCTCGTCCCGGCGCTGGGCGCGGCCGGCGCCGCCATCGCCACCAGCCTCTGCATCGCGCTGCAGGCGTTCGTGCTGGTCCGCGCCACGCGGGCGGTGTCCCTCGGCGGCCCCCGGCCGGGCGGGCTGGCGCGCCCGGATCGCGCCGCGCTCGCCACGGCGGTGCGGGTGGGCGGGCCGGTCGGGCTGCACATGTTCGCCGAGGTCGGCTTCTTCTCGCTGGTGAGCTTCCTCGCCGGCCGCCTCGGCGCCGAGGCGCTCGGCGCGCACCAGATCGCGCTCGCGGTGGCGAGCCTCACCTTCACCATGGCCGTCGGCCTGGGCGACGCGGGCAGCGTGCGGGTGGGGCTCGCCGTGGGCGCGCACGACCGCGCCGGCGCCCGCCGGGCCGGGCTGTGCGCGTTCGCCGGCGGCGCGTCGATCATGCTGGTGCCCGCGCTCGCGTTCACCTTCGCCCCCGGCGTCATCGGGCGGATCATGACCGACGACCCGGGCGTGCTCGCGCTCGCGGTCCCGCTGCTGCGCGTGGCGGCGATCTTCCAGCTCTCCGACGGCCTGCAGGCGGTGGGCGCGGGCGTGCTGCGCGGCGCCGGCGAGACCCGCTTCACGTTCCTCGCCAACCTCGCGGGGCACTGGCTGATCGGCCTGCCGGCGACGCTGCTGCTCGGCTTCACGATGGGTCACGGGGTGGTCGGGCTGTGGGGCGGCTTCTGCTTCGGCCTCACCGCGGTCGCGGTCGCGCTCCTCGGCCGCTTCCTGCGGGTCTCCTCCCGCGGCATCGTGCCGCTCGCCGAGCGCGCCGCCGCGTAG
- a CDS encoding MFS transporter — protein MRWPNALRSLRQRDLRLFFAGQTVSLAGNWMQSVAQAWLVWRLTRSSQMLGLVNFLGQVPVFLFSVWAGSLADRYPRRRMVLLTQSNAIVQSVLLAALTLAGAVQPWHVMVLAAMLGLTYAFEIPARQALLADIAGKDMPNAIALNSSIVNAARAVGPALAGVLVAALGEGVCFGLNALSFLGTYAALWVMRPPPQPPPALGHRAHLLEGIAYAGQTAHVRALLALLTVSSFFAMPYQTLLPAIAADVLHGGASLYGALLASAGVGALAGAVRLLVRRSLRGLGRIVALGTTLLGLGVLGLSLSRHPALSAAALLVTGFGFVTQTAGTMTLLQGLAPPEMRGRVMGLFSMLFMGVTPFGSLAAGFVAHRAGVPRTLGVSALVVLAASVAFHLALPRLRKVVLAEHPTMFPPVAS, from the coding sequence ATGCGCTGGCCGAACGCCCTCCGCTCGCTCCGCCAGCGCGACCTGCGGCTGTTCTTCGCCGGCCAGACCGTGTCCCTGGCCGGCAACTGGATGCAGTCCGTCGCCCAGGCCTGGCTGGTGTGGCGGCTCACCCGCTCGTCGCAGATGCTCGGCCTGGTCAACTTCCTCGGCCAGGTGCCGGTGTTCCTGTTCAGCGTCTGGGCGGGCTCGCTCGCCGACCGGTACCCGCGCCGTCGCATGGTGCTGCTCACCCAGAGCAACGCCATCGTGCAGTCGGTGCTGCTCGCGGCGCTGACGCTCGCCGGCGCGGTGCAGCCCTGGCACGTGATGGTGCTCGCCGCCATGCTGGGGCTCACCTACGCGTTCGAGATCCCCGCCCGGCAGGCGCTGCTCGCCGACATCGCCGGCAAGGACATGCCCAACGCGATCGCGCTCAACTCGTCGATCGTGAACGCCGCGCGCGCGGTGGGCCCGGCGCTGGCCGGCGTGCTGGTGGCGGCGCTCGGCGAGGGGGTGTGCTTCGGCCTGAACGCGCTCTCGTTCCTCGGGACCTACGCCGCGCTCTGGGTGATGCGGCCGCCGCCGCAGCCGCCGCCCGCGCTCGGGCACCGCGCCCACCTGCTCGAGGGGATCGCCTACGCCGGCCAGACCGCGCACGTGCGCGCGCTGCTCGCGCTGCTCACGGTCTCCAGCTTCTTCGCGATGCCCTACCAGACGCTGCTGCCCGCCATCGCCGCCGACGTGCTGCACGGCGGCGCCTCGCTGTACGGCGCGCTGCTCGCCTCGGCCGGCGTCGGCGCGCTGGCCGGCGCGGTCCGCCTGCTGGTGCGCCGCAGCCTGCGCGGGCTCGGGCGCATCGTGGCGCTGGGGACGACGCTGCTCGGCCTGGGCGTGCTCGGGCTGTCGCTGTCGCGCCACCCCGCGCTCAGCGCGGCGGCGCTGCTCGTGACCGGCTTCGGCTTCGTCACCCAGACCGCCGGCACCATGACGCTGCTCCAGGGGCTCGCGCCGCCGGAGATGCGCGGGCGGGTGATGGGCCTGTTCTCGATGCTGTTCATGGGCGTGACGCCGTTCGGCTCGCTGGCGGCCGGGTTCGTGGCCCACCGGGCCGGCGTGCCGCGGACGCTCGGCGTCTCCGCCCTGGTCGTGCTCGCCGCCAGCGTCGCGTTCCACCTCGCGCTGCCGCGCCTGCGCAAGGTGGTGCTCGCCGAGCACCCGACGATGTTCCCGCCGGTCGCGAGCTGA
- the ruvA gene encoding Holliday junction branch migration protein RuvA has product MIARLAGRIAEKRDDHAIVDVGGVGYLVHVSQLSLASLPPPGEPAALRVYTHVREDALDLYGFATEDEEAVFRALIDVKGVGPRAAQNILSGIEARELAQAVAQGDVARLTKVQGIGKKTAERLVVELKDKLVALARAAGPARAGAEADVLDQLRTALLNLGYRPPQAEGVAEALRDSAEGRPLDELLREALKRLRG; this is encoded by the coding sequence GTGATCGCGCGCCTGGCCGGGCGGATCGCCGAGAAGCGCGACGACCACGCCATCGTGGACGTGGGCGGGGTCGGCTACCTCGTGCACGTCTCGCAGCTCTCGCTGGCCTCGCTCCCGCCGCCCGGCGAGCCCGCCGCGCTCCGCGTCTACACCCACGTCCGCGAGGACGCGCTCGACCTGTACGGCTTCGCCACCGAGGACGAGGAGGCGGTGTTCCGCGCCCTCATCGACGTGAAGGGCGTGGGCCCGCGGGCGGCGCAGAACATCCTCTCCGGCATCGAGGCGCGCGAGCTGGCGCAGGCGGTGGCGCAGGGCGACGTGGCCCGGCTCACCAAGGTCCAGGGCATCGGGAAGAAGACCGCCGAGCGGCTGGTGGTGGAGCTGAAGGACAAGCTGGTGGCGCTGGCGCGCGCCGCCGGGCCCGCCCGCGCCGGCGCGGAGGCGGACGTGCTCGATCAGCTCCGGACCGCCCTGCTCAACCTGGGCTACCGGCCGCCGCAGGCCGAGGGCGTGGCGGAGGCGCTGCGCGACTCGGCCGAGGGCCGCCCGCTCGACGAGCTCCTGCGCGAGGCGCTGAAGCGGCTGCGCGGGTAG
- a CDS encoding RtcB family protein, with protein sequence MTAHQGGHVPLRRIEGDLWEIPRHGGMKVPGRVYSPGPPAPDDPALQQVANVAHLPGILRWSLAMPDIHWGYGFPIGGVAAVDAEHGAVSPGGVGYDINCGVRVVTTGLDAEDVRPRLHALAARIYRDVPTGVGASAAIPRLTARELDEVLAEGARWAVARGFRAAADDADRCEEGGRLAGADPAAVSARARERGSDQLGTLGSGNHFLELDRVARIHDAVAAEAFGLFPGQLVVQIHSGSRGLGYQVCDEALAELAPRLASYGPDYAALPDRQLACAPVGSPEGRRYLAAMQAAANFAWANRQVMTGLAVRALLDTLGVSDRELGARLLYDVCHNVAKLEDHQVDGGVRRVLVHRKGATRAFGPGDPRVPAPYRAVGQPVLIPGDMGRYSYVLAGTDKAMRDTFGSSCHGAGRLLSRGEALRRARGRSIARELADRGIEVIARGRKTLGEEMSEAYKDVAQVVAVMDGAGISRLVARLDPLAVVKG encoded by the coding sequence ATGACGGCGCACCAGGGCGGGCACGTGCCGCTGCGGCGGATCGAGGGAGACCTCTGGGAGATCCCGCGCCACGGCGGGATGAAGGTGCCGGGGCGCGTCTACTCGCCGGGCCCGCCGGCCCCGGACGACCCGGCGCTGCAGCAGGTGGCGAACGTGGCCCACCTGCCCGGGATCCTGCGCTGGTCGCTGGCCATGCCGGACATCCACTGGGGGTACGGCTTCCCCATCGGCGGGGTGGCCGCGGTGGACGCGGAGCACGGCGCCGTGTCGCCGGGCGGGGTGGGCTACGACATCAACTGCGGCGTGCGCGTCGTCACCACCGGGCTCGACGCCGAGGACGTCCGGCCGCGGCTGCACGCGCTCGCGGCCCGGATCTACCGCGACGTCCCCACCGGCGTGGGCGCGAGCGCCGCGATCCCGCGGCTGACGGCGCGGGAGCTGGACGAGGTGCTGGCGGAGGGGGCGCGCTGGGCGGTGGCGCGCGGGTTCCGCGCCGCGGCGGACGACGCCGACCGCTGCGAGGAGGGCGGGCGGCTCGCCGGCGCGGATCCCGCCGCGGTGAGCGCGCGGGCCCGCGAGCGCGGCAGCGACCAGCTCGGCACGCTGGGCAGCGGCAACCACTTCCTCGAGCTGGACCGGGTCGCCCGGATCCACGACGCGGTCGCGGCCGAGGCGTTCGGCCTGTTCCCCGGGCAGCTCGTGGTCCAGATCCACTCCGGCTCTCGCGGCCTCGGCTACCAGGTCTGCGACGAGGCGCTCGCGGAGCTGGCGCCGCGGCTGGCGTCCTACGGCCCGGACTACGCCGCCCTGCCCGACCGGCAGCTCGCCTGCGCCCCCGTCGGCAGCCCGGAGGGGCGGCGCTACCTCGCGGCCATGCAGGCGGCGGCGAACTTCGCCTGGGCCAACCGGCAGGTCATGACCGGGCTGGCGGTGCGGGCGCTGCTCGACACGCTGGGCGTCTCCGACCGCGAGCTGGGCGCGCGGCTGCTCTACGACGTCTGCCACAACGTGGCCAAGCTCGAGGACCACCAGGTGGACGGCGGCGTGCGGCGGGTGCTCGTCCACCGCAAGGGCGCCACGCGCGCCTTCGGCCCCGGCGATCCGCGCGTCCCGGCGCCGTACCGCGCGGTGGGCCAGCCGGTGCTCATCCCCGGGGACATGGGCCGGTACTCCTACGTCCTCGCCGGGACCGACAAGGCCATGCGCGACACGTTCGGCAGCTCCTGCCACGGCGCGGGGCGCCTCCTCTCGCGCGGCGAGGCGCTGCGACGCGCCCGGGGGCGCTCCATCGCGCGGGAGCTGGCCGACCGCGGGATCGAGGTGATCGCGCGCGGGCGCAAGACCCTCGGCGAGGAGATGAGCGAGGCCTACAAGGACGTGGCCCAGGTGGTGGCCGTGATGGACGGGGCGGGCATCTCCCGGCTGGTGGCCCGGCTCGACCCGCTCGCGGTGGTGAAGGGGTGA
- a CDS encoding thioredoxin domain-containing protein, translating to MLEPLPGAAPFPDALARQLAEAVRAGAAAGHGGAAPRFTNRLALERSPYLLQHAHNPVSWWAWGDEAFEEARRTGRPVFLSVGYSTCHWCHVMERESFEDEEIARVLNERYVAIKVDREERPDVDAVYMTAVQLLTGSGGWPMSVWLTPDREPFFGGTYFPPRDGVRGPARGLLSILHEIADLWARDPDRIRSATGALVEAVRTALAPAGPAAADVPGPEPIEHAVTLLERSFDERHGGLRRAPKFPSNVPVRLLLRHHRRTGEERSLRMATVTLERMAAGGLHDQVGGGFHRYSTDAQWLVPHFEKMLYDNALLAVAYAEAWQATGRRDFARVTRQTLDYLLRELTSPEGGLYSATDADSEGEEGRFFTWTEAELREALGDRAEAFLRFHGVRPEGNFEGRNVLHVPAPDEDAWESFAPDRAALYALRERRPRPLRDEKVLAGWNGLAISALALGGRVLSEARWVDAAARAADFVLTRMVKDGRLQRSWLAGRAGVPAYLEDHAFLVQGLLDLHEASFDPRWLRSALQLAEAQDRLFGDPAGGGWFQSATDHERLLAREKPTHDGAEPSGASVAALNALRLEAFTSDPRWRRAADGALRHHARTLAEQPLAMSELLLALDFASDAVREVVLVWPEGGDPGPFVDVLRRTFLPSRALTGAPEGEGLARLGAVAAIAAGKAAAGGRATAYVCERGACRLPAIAPEKLAAQVAPVRPYRA from the coding sequence ATGCTCGAGCCCCTCCCCGGCGCCGCCCCGTTCCCCGACGCGCTCGCACGCCAGCTCGCCGAGGCGGTCCGCGCCGGCGCCGCGGCCGGCCACGGCGGCGCCGCGCCGCGCTTCACCAACCGCCTCGCGCTGGAGCGGAGCCCGTACCTGCTCCAGCACGCGCACAACCCGGTGAGCTGGTGGGCCTGGGGCGACGAGGCGTTCGAGGAGGCGCGGCGGACCGGCCGCCCGGTGTTCCTGTCGGTCGGCTACTCCACCTGCCACTGGTGCCACGTGATGGAGCGCGAGTCCTTCGAGGACGAGGAGATCGCGCGCGTCCTGAACGAGCGCTACGTGGCCATCAAGGTGGACCGCGAGGAGCGGCCGGACGTGGACGCCGTCTACATGACGGCGGTCCAGCTCCTCACCGGCTCCGGCGGCTGGCCCATGAGCGTGTGGCTCACCCCGGACCGCGAGCCGTTCTTCGGCGGCACCTACTTCCCGCCCCGCGACGGCGTCCGCGGGCCCGCGCGCGGCCTCCTCTCGATCCTCCACGAGATCGCCGACCTGTGGGCGCGCGACCCGGACCGGATCCGCTCCGCCACCGGCGCGCTGGTCGAGGCGGTGCGCACCGCGCTCGCGCCGGCCGGGCCCGCCGCCGCCGACGTGCCCGGGCCGGAGCCGATCGAGCACGCGGTGACGCTCCTCGAGCGGAGCTTCGACGAGCGCCACGGCGGCCTGCGGCGCGCGCCCAAGTTCCCCTCCAACGTCCCGGTCCGCCTGCTGCTCCGGCACCACCGGCGCACCGGCGAGGAGCGGTCGCTCCGCATGGCCACGGTCACGCTCGAGCGGATGGCGGCGGGCGGCCTGCACGACCAGGTGGGCGGCGGGTTCCACCGCTACTCGACCGACGCGCAGTGGCTGGTGCCGCACTTCGAGAAGATGCTCTACGACAACGCGCTGCTGGCGGTCGCGTACGCCGAGGCCTGGCAGGCCACCGGCCGGCGCGACTTCGCGCGCGTGACGCGGCAGACGCTGGACTACCTGCTGCGCGAGCTGACCTCGCCCGAGGGCGGCCTGTACTCCGCCACCGACGCGGACTCCGAGGGCGAGGAGGGCCGGTTCTTCACCTGGACCGAGGCCGAGCTGCGCGAGGCGCTCGGCGACCGCGCCGAGGCGTTCCTGCGGTTCCACGGGGTGCGCCCCGAGGGGAACTTCGAGGGGCGCAACGTGCTGCACGTGCCCGCGCCGGACGAGGACGCCTGGGAGTCGTTCGCGCCGGATCGCGCCGCGCTCTACGCGCTCCGCGAGCGGCGGCCGCGCCCGCTGCGGGACGAGAAGGTCCTGGCCGGCTGGAACGGCCTCGCCATCTCGGCGCTGGCGCTCGGCGGGCGGGTGCTCTCCGAGGCGCGCTGGGTGGACGCGGCGGCCCGCGCCGCCGACTTCGTGCTGACGCGCATGGTGAAGGACGGGCGGCTGCAGCGGAGCTGGCTCGCCGGCCGCGCCGGCGTGCCGGCCTACCTCGAGGACCACGCGTTCCTGGTGCAGGGGCTGCTCGACCTGCACGAGGCGAGCTTCGACCCGCGCTGGCTGCGATCGGCGCTCCAGCTGGCCGAGGCGCAGGATCGGCTGTTCGGCGATCCCGCGGGCGGCGGCTGGTTCCAGTCCGCGACCGACCACGAGCGGCTGCTCGCGCGGGAGAAGCCGACGCACGACGGCGCCGAGCCGTCGGGCGCGTCGGTGGCGGCGCTGAACGCGCTGCGGCTCGAGGCGTTCACCTCCGACCCGCGCTGGCGGCGCGCCGCCGACGGCGCCCTGCGGCACCACGCGCGCACGCTCGCCGAGCAGCCGCTCGCCATGTCCGAGCTCCTGCTCGCGCTCGACTTCGCCTCCGACGCGGTCCGCGAGGTGGTGCTGGTCTGGCCGGAGGGCGGCGATCCGGGGCCGTTCGTGGACGTGCTGCGGCGGACGTTCCTGCCCAGCCGCGCCCTGACCGGCGCGCCCGAGGGCGAGGGGCTCGCGCGGCTCGGCGCGGTGGCCGCCATCGCGGCCGGCAAGGCCGCCGCGGGCGGGCGCGCGACCGCGTACGTGTGCGAGCGCGGCGCCTGCCGGCTGCCCGCGATCGCGCCCGAGAAGCTGGCCGCCCAGGTCGCGCCGGTGCGGCCCTACCGCGCCTGA
- a CDS encoding archease — translation MRLALPQPYEDLGHVADVGVRVRGATAEEALARLALALGALLAGGGPAPIDGEEERLAVRGGPGLAGTAVALLRELLWRFVSARRIPAAVEVTACSEAGAEAVVGFARWDPALHADGADVKAVTWHAARLEPEGGGWVAQAVLDI, via the coding sequence ATGCGGCTCGCCCTGCCCCAGCCGTACGAGGACCTCGGCCACGTCGCCGACGTGGGCGTGCGCGTGCGCGGCGCCACCGCGGAGGAGGCGCTCGCGCGCCTGGCGCTCGCGCTCGGCGCGCTGCTCGCCGGCGGCGGCCCGGCGCCGATCGACGGCGAGGAGGAGCGGCTCGCGGTGCGCGGCGGCCCCGGGCTGGCCGGCACCGCGGTGGCGCTCCTGCGCGAGCTGCTCTGGCGCTTCGTCAGCGCCCGGCGCATCCCGGCGGCCGTCGAGGTCACCGCCTGCAGCGAGGCCGGGGCCGAGGCGGTGGTCGGCTTCGCGCGCTGGGACCCGGCGCTGCACGCCGACGGCGCGGACGTGAAGGCGGTCACCTGGCACGCGGCGCGCCTCGAGCCGGAGGGCGGCGGCTGGGTCGCGCAGGCGGTGCTGGACATCTGA
- a CDS encoding potassium transporter Kup has product MSQIPSPNDPPPAGAVPTSGAPAGPSATPAPSPTAGFSLPEHRPAPTGKALAALAVGALGVVYGDIGTSPLYSLKECFGGPHGVHPTDANVLGVLSLVFWAMTFVVTFKYMSFVMRADNRGEGGILALMALVGKTETTRLGRRVLLMLGLFGAALLYGDGIITPAISVLGAVEGVAVAAPAMERVVVPATVVILVFLFLFQKQGTAKVGAVFGPIMLVWFATIAVLGVRGILHDPSILRALLPTHALSFFARNGWHGFLVLGGVVLVITGGEALYADMGHFGKRPIRVAWLGLAMPALLLNYLGQGALLLHDPGAARNPFYLLAPEWALYPTIAIATAAAIVASQALISGAYSLTQQAIQLGYSPRVTIRHTSQREIGQIYLPEVNWMLGTACVALVLGFQTSSRLASAYGIAVTGTMIVTTLLFHRVMRDRWGWARWKAWPLTVLFLTVDASFFLANVVKFRDGGWFPIAAAALVFTLMSTWKRGRDALALMLKDAGLPLDLFMADVARRKVQRVAGTAVFMTSNPGGVPPVLLHHLKHNKVLHERVILVSILAHEIPFVAEAERVNARELGSGFFQVIAHYGFMETPDVPALLDSLPRRALAGPRLTIVPMETTYFLGRETLLANGPSTIPTWRKRLFIVMARNAQTASAFFGLPPNRVVEMGAQIQL; this is encoded by the coding sequence ATGTCCCAGATCCCCTCACCCAACGATCCTCCGCCGGCCGGCGCCGTGCCCACGTCCGGCGCCCCGGCCGGCCCCAGCGCCACGCCGGCCCCGTCGCCCACGGCCGGCTTCTCGCTGCCCGAGCACCGGCCCGCCCCGACCGGGAAGGCGCTCGCGGCCCTGGCCGTCGGCGCGCTGGGGGTCGTCTACGGCGACATCGGGACGAGCCCGCTGTACTCGCTGAAGGAGTGCTTCGGCGGGCCGCACGGCGTCCACCCGACCGACGCGAACGTGCTCGGCGTCCTGTCGCTCGTGTTCTGGGCGATGACGTTCGTGGTGACGTTCAAGTACATGTCGTTCGTCATGCGCGCGGACAACCGCGGGGAGGGCGGGATCCTCGCGCTCATGGCGCTGGTGGGGAAGACCGAGACCACGCGCCTCGGCCGGCGCGTGCTGCTCATGCTGGGCCTGTTCGGCGCGGCGCTGCTCTACGGCGACGGCATCATCACGCCCGCCATCTCGGTGCTGGGCGCGGTGGAGGGCGTCGCGGTCGCGGCGCCCGCCATGGAGCGGGTGGTGGTGCCCGCCACCGTGGTGATCCTGGTGTTCCTGTTCCTGTTCCAGAAGCAGGGGACCGCCAAGGTCGGCGCGGTGTTCGGCCCGATCATGCTGGTGTGGTTCGCGACCATCGCGGTGCTGGGCGTGCGCGGCATCCTCCACGATCCGAGCATCCTGCGCGCGCTCCTGCCCACCCACGCGCTCTCGTTCTTCGCGCGGAACGGCTGGCACGGATTCCTGGTGCTGGGCGGCGTGGTGCTCGTCATCACCGGCGGCGAGGCGCTGTACGCGGACATGGGCCACTTCGGCAAGCGCCCCATCCGCGTGGCCTGGCTGGGCCTCGCCATGCCGGCGCTGCTCCTCAACTACCTGGGGCAGGGGGCGCTGCTGCTCCACGACCCGGGCGCCGCCCGCAACCCGTTCTACCTGCTCGCGCCGGAGTGGGCGCTCTACCCCACCATCGCCATCGCCACCGCCGCGGCCATCGTCGCCTCGCAGGCCCTCATCTCCGGCGCCTACTCGCTCACCCAGCAGGCCATCCAGCTCGGCTACTCGCCCCGCGTCACCATCCGCCACACCTCGCAGCGCGAGATCGGCCAGATCTACCTCCCCGAGGTGAACTGGATGCTCGGCACCGCCTGCGTGGCGCTGGTGCTCGGGTTCCAGACGTCCTCCCGCCTCGCCTCCGCCTACGGCATCGCGGTCACCGGGACGATGATCGTCACCACGCTCCTGTTCCACCGGGTGATGCGCGACCGCTGGGGCTGGGCGCGCTGGAAGGCGTGGCCGCTCACGGTGCTGTTCCTCACGGTGGACGCGTCGTTCTTCCTCGCGAACGTGGTCAAGTTCCGCGACGGCGGCTGGTTCCCCATCGCCGCGGCGGCGCTGGTGTTCACGCTCATGTCCACCTGGAAGCGCGGCCGCGACGCGCTGGCGCTCATGCTGAAGGACGCCGGGCTCCCGCTCGACCTGTTCATGGCCGACGTGGCGCGCCGCAAGGTCCAGCGCGTGGCCGGCACCGCGGTGTTCATGACCTCGAACCCGGGCGGCGTCCCGCCGGTGCTGCTGCACCACCTGAAGCACAACAAGGTGCTGCACGAGCGCGTGATCCTGGTGTCGATCCTGGCGCACGAGATCCCGTTCGTGGCCGAGGCGGAGCGCGTGAACGCGCGCGAGCTGGGCAGCGGCTTCTTCCAGGTGATCGCGCACTACGGGTTCATGGAGACGCCGGACGTGCCGGCGCTGCTCGACTCGCTCCCCCGCCGCGCGCTGGCCGGGCCGCGCCTCACCATCGTGCCGATGGAGACGACCTACTTCCTGGGGCGCGAGACGCTGCTCGCGAACGGCCCGTCCACCATCCCGACCTGGCGCAAGCGGCTGTTCATCGTGATGGCCCGCAACGCGCAGACCGCCAGCGCGTTCTTCGGCCTGCCGCCGAACCGGGTGGTGGAGATGGGCGCGCAGATCCAGCTGTAG